In one Brassica oleracea var. oleracea cultivar TO1000 chromosome C9, BOL, whole genome shotgun sequence genomic region, the following are encoded:
- the LOC106312905 gene encoding protein MIZU-KUSSEI 1-like, translated as MAKPNTHDFASKRHNSFHWTTKVGSDENDDVSSRNPLPDNTKPVSKHNPSSSKRKLQTFAVSRLRSVISSLSRARPGNNNSGLGSRVVGTLFGSRRGHVHFSVQKDPTSPPAFLIELATPISGLVKEMASGLVRIALECDKAKEEAKEDGDRRPRRLVEEPVWRTYCNGKKCGFAARRECGEKEKKVLKALEMVSMGAGVLPETEETSGGGGGGGGGEIMYMRAKFERIVGSRDSEAFYMMNPDSNGAPELSIYLLRI; from the coding sequence ATGGCGAAACCAAACACACATGACTTTGCCTCCAAGAGACACAACAGTTTCCACTGGACAACCAAAGTCGGATCAGACGAAAACGACGACGTTTCTTCCCGTAACCCTCTCCCCGACAACACTAAACCCGTTTCCAAACACAACCCTTCCTCTTCCAAAAGAAAGCTCCAGACTTTCGCCGTCTCTCGTCTCCGTTCAGTCATCTCCTCTCTAAGCAGAGCCCGACCCGGCAACAACAACTCCGGACTCGGGTCCCGGGTCGTGGGCACCCTCTTCGGATCACGCCGCGGACACGTGCATTTCTCCGTCCAGAAGGACCCGACTTCCCCGCCGGCGTTTCTCATCGAGCTCGCTACTCCGATCAGTGGACTAGTCAAGGAGATGGCTTCAGGGCTCGTGAGGATTGCTCTGGAGTGCGACAAGGCCAAAGAGGAAGCTAAAGAAGACGGTGACCGCCGTCCACGGCGGTTGGTGGAGGAGCCGGTGTGGAGGACTTACTGCAACGGGAAAAAGTGCGGGTTCGCGGCGAGGAGGGAGTGCGGTGAGAAGGAGAAGAAAGTTCTCAAGGCGCTCGAGATGGTTTCCATGGGGGCAGGAGTTTTACCGGAGACGGAGGAGACATCCGGCGGCGGCGGCGGTGGCGGAGGAGGAGAGATAATGTATATGAGGGCGAAGTTCGAGAGAATCGTGGGGTCGCGTGACTCTGAAGCTTTCTACATGATGAATCCTGATAGCAATGGGGCGCCGGAGCTCAGTATCTATCTGCTCAGAATCTGA